One Phocaeicola dorei genomic region harbors:
- a CDS encoding ABC transporter permease codes for MIKHCLKIAIRNLVKYKVQSAVSILGLAVGFVCFSLSLYWIHYEMTYDHFRQDADRIYMVRTNDEYTEGKISTRVPYSLAAYLAQHFPDIAVAAPFHLISERISVNDKYQDAVFSSADSAWMNLMDIRIIKGNRNFMLPKDNAEIAITEEAAKKWFRTEDPIGKEVKMLRRTKKICAIVQAENRHTNFPFDFIGNPELGKTWWYITWSILIKVKPDTDIEELESKINANLPAELKQVTSIRKTGIERIILTPLSKLHYAKDFRDDKEAGITFQYIIYFSIAGILIITCALINYLTLFINRMRVRQREMALRMIHGANIRSLVSLLTVEFLLLLACAVTTGFLLIEICFPSFIELTGIDTAKSSLYGEAFLFIGLISLIILTAIIGLLYILYHRSLHLSLRYNTGRSTGTQLRRGSIVLQLFVCLSFIGCTVLINQQLDYLRHRDLGLKIKNRGSFSVMGDMDYTPLIRKIKELPMITEVMQPDYYPIVSQLTAIGQFDNWEGLDIPIDTPVPVKLFLGKEDFFRFYDITLLAGEWLDDLSTYEDIIINESLARRMGWSPQEAIGKHIIQSYITYTIVGVVKDCHYGAPTLPIPHTGFLVGEQMGLMQRSAGILFKYKEGTWNECRKALEHLYQTECSPENILRLNSEEEVYNNYLRSEEMLTRLLSFASLVCILTAMFGIYSLVTLTCEQRRKEIAIRKVNGATVWSILYLFFREYLIMLCIAALFAFPITYVIIKQWILNYVRQVSISPLPFILILIGLALTVIAGISWRVWKAANENPAEVIKNE; via the coding sequence ATGATAAAACATTGTCTGAAAATAGCAATCAGGAACTTAGTAAAGTACAAAGTCCAATCGGCAGTCAGTATTCTAGGACTGGCTGTAGGATTTGTCTGTTTTTCATTATCCCTTTACTGGATACATTATGAAATGACATACGACCATTTCCGCCAGGATGCCGACCGTATCTATATGGTACGCACTAATGACGAATATACGGAAGGGAAAATTTCAACACGAGTTCCCTATTCTTTAGCCGCTTATTTGGCCCAGCACTTTCCGGATATAGCAGTTGCCGCCCCCTTTCATCTCATTTCTGAACGAATCAGCGTGAATGACAAATATCAGGATGCCGTTTTTTCATCAGCAGACAGTGCATGGATGAATCTGATGGATATCCGGATTATTAAGGGAAACCGTAACTTTATGCTCCCCAAAGATAATGCCGAAATAGCAATCACTGAAGAAGCTGCAAAAAAATGGTTCAGAACGGAAGACCCGATAGGAAAAGAGGTGAAAATGCTCAGACGTACCAAAAAAATTTGTGCCATTGTCCAAGCTGAAAACAGACATACCAATTTTCCTTTTGACTTTATAGGCAACCCAGAATTGGGAAAAACCTGGTGGTATATCACTTGGAGCATACTGATTAAGGTAAAGCCGGATACAGACATTGAAGAATTAGAATCAAAAATCAATGCCAACCTGCCTGCCGAACTGAAACAAGTGACATCGATCAGAAAAACCGGCATTGAACGGATTATACTTACTCCGCTTTCCAAACTACATTATGCAAAAGATTTCCGAGATGATAAAGAAGCTGGAATAACTTTTCAGTATATCATCTATTTTTCAATAGCCGGTATATTAATCATAACGTGTGCGTTAATCAATTATCTCACCTTATTTATTAACCGCATGAGAGTCCGTCAACGGGAAATGGCACTGCGAATGATACACGGTGCCAACATCCGCTCGCTTGTTTCTCTCTTAACTGTGGAATTTTTGCTTCTGTTGGCGTGTGCAGTTACTACCGGATTTCTGCTGATAGAAATATGCTTTCCATCTTTCATAGAACTTACAGGAATTGATACAGCAAAATCCTCTTTATACGGAGAAGCCTTTCTTTTCATCGGTTTGATCTCCCTAATTATATTGACTGCCATTATCGGACTTTTATATATACTATATCATCGTTCCCTACACCTCTCTTTGCGTTACAATACCGGAAGGAGTACCGGTACACAGTTACGTAGAGGAAGTATAGTTCTTCAATTGTTTGTCTGTTTGTCTTTTATAGGATGTACCGTGTTGATAAACCAACAATTGGATTACCTGCGTCACCGCGATTTAGGATTGAAAATTAAGAATCGGGGCAGCTTCTCTGTTATGGGAGACATGGATTATACTCCTTTAATAAGAAAAATAAAAGAACTTCCCATGATAACCGAAGTTATGCAACCTGACTATTACCCCATAGTATCACAACTGACAGCTATCGGACAATTTGACAATTGGGAGGGACTGGATATTCCTATTGATACGCCAGTTCCGGTTAAGTTATTTTTAGGGAAAGAAGATTTTTTCCGTTTTTACGATATCACCTTATTAGCCGGTGAATGGCTTGATGACCTATCTACTTATGAAGACATCATTATCAATGAATCACTGGCGCGCCGAATGGGATGGAGCCCACAAGAAGCCATCGGCAAACATATTATACAATCATACATTACCTATACAATTGTCGGCGTAGTGAAGGATTGCCATTATGGAGCACCGACTTTACCCATTCCCCATACAGGCTTTCTGGTTGGAGAACAAATGGGATTAATGCAGCGTTCTGCCGGTATCTTATTCAAATATAAAGAAGGAACGTGGAATGAATGTCGTAAAGCCCTTGAACACCTTTACCAGACCGAATGTTCTCCTGAGAATATCTTGCGTCTGAACAGTGAAGAAGAAGTATATAATAATTACCTGCGTTCCGAAGAAATGCTGACCCGGCTGCTTAGTTTCGCGTCTTTAGTATGTATTCTTACCGCCATGTTCGGCATTTATTCTTTAGTAACACTTACTTGCGAACAACGTCGTAAAGAAATTGCAATACGTAAAGTAAATGGAGCCACAGTATGGAGCATTCTATACCTGTTTTTCCGGGAATATCTAATCATGCTTTGTATTGCTGCACTGTTCGCTTTTCCAATCACATACGTCATTATCAAGCAATGGATATTAAACTATGTCCGGCAGGTCAGTATCAGTCCATTACCATTCATCCTTATTCTTATAGGGCTGGCTCTGACAGTCATAGCAGGAATCAGTTGGCGGGTATGGAAAGCAGCCAACGAGAATCCTGCAGAAGTAATCAAAAACGAATAA